One stretch of Rosistilla oblonga DNA includes these proteins:
- a CDS encoding DUF1501 domain-containing protein gives MKSSITRRDLLSAGALAAGGIALPRSASAESALPSMMGQAEHVISIWLGGGMGQIDTFDPKRKGDPANRKAGAYYDAIDTAVPDVQVCEHLSQMAPLMDRVTAVRSVHHEMIDEHAAATNRMHTGRPISGTISYPSIGSIVAHERGAANDIAPPYVLIGYPNVTRGPGFLGARDSYLYLTDTSRGPAGLSRPDGITPDRQSRRERFLATLQQNGAAAAQQQLADYDAAIQQSLKLSGPEFTRVFDLDNEPDDLRQRYGGEFGQRCLLSRRLVERGVRFIEVSHNLNFLNGAGWDVHNAGILQQHKLIQEMDTAVSTLILDLEQKKLLDKTLIVITSEFGRPPEFDSGGGRGHQGRAFTCVLAGGGLAHRGAWGETDELSKKIVSDPVGVPDFFATICAAVGIDWTKNLYAGDRPVPITDRGEPIAKLLQS, from the coding sequence ATGAAATCATCTATCACTCGCCGCGACCTGTTGAGTGCAGGTGCGCTGGCCGCAGGCGGAATCGCCCTGCCACGATCGGCCTCCGCCGAATCCGCCCTCCCGTCGATGATGGGCCAAGCCGAGCATGTGATCTCGATCTGGCTGGGCGGCGGCATGGGGCAGATCGACACGTTCGATCCGAAACGCAAAGGGGATCCGGCCAACCGAAAAGCGGGCGCCTATTACGATGCGATCGATACCGCCGTTCCCGACGTGCAGGTCTGCGAGCACTTGTCGCAGATGGCTCCGTTGATGGATCGCGTGACGGCGGTCCGCAGTGTGCACCATGAAATGATCGACGAACATGCTGCCGCGACCAACCGGATGCACACCGGCCGGCCGATCAGCGGTACGATCTCCTATCCTTCGATCGGATCGATCGTCGCTCACGAGCGCGGTGCGGCCAACGACATCGCTCCGCCGTACGTTCTGATCGGTTATCCCAACGTCACGCGAGGTCCCGGTTTCTTGGGAGCTCGCGACAGCTATCTCTATCTGACCGACACCAGCCGCGGCCCGGCGGGACTCAGTCGCCCCGATGGGATCACGCCGGATCGCCAATCGCGACGCGAACGCTTTTTGGCGACGCTGCAACAAAACGGTGCGGCGGCGGCACAGCAGCAACTGGCCGATTACGACGCAGCGATCCAACAGAGCTTGAAGCTGAGCGGGCCGGAGTTCACTCGCGTCTTCGATCTCGATAACGAACCGGACGATCTGCGTCAGCGTTATGGTGGCGAGTTTGGGCAGCGGTGTCTGCTCAGCCGCCGACTGGTTGAACGAGGCGTCCGGTTTATCGAAGTCTCTCACAACCTGAATTTCTTAAACGGCGCCGGCTGGGACGTGCACAATGCGGGCATCCTGCAGCAGCACAAACTGATTCAAGAGATGGATACCGCCGTATCGACGTTGATCCTGGACCTGGAACAAAAGAAGCTGCTCGATAAAACGTTGATCGTGATCACCAGCGAATTTGGCCGGCCGCCGGAGTTTGATAGCGGTGGCGGTCGCGGCCACCAAGGGCGTGCGTTTACGTGCGTCTTGGCCGGCGGCGGGCTGGCGCATCGAGGCGCCTGGGGCGAGACGGATGAACTGTCCAAGAAGATCGTCTCCGACCCGGTCGGCGTCCCCGACTTCTTCGCCACGATTTGCGCCGCCGTCGGAATCGATTGGACGAAGAATCTGTACGCCGGCGACCGCCCGGTCCCGATCACCGACCGCGGGGAACCGATCGCGAAGCTGCTGCAAAGCTGA
- the pgsB gene encoding poly-gamma-glutamate synthase PgsB: MDGTLVMAGGALALSAAGIAESWWHNHNLHKIPVRIHVNGTRGKSSVTRLIAAGLRAGGIRTCAKTTGTVPRMIFPDGSEASVFRPSRANVIEQRRVVRAAARLGAEALVVECMALQPQLQSLCELQLIQSTHGVITNARADHLDVMGPDVRGVARALAGTVPVGGTMYTAEQRQMPRDVIADAAKDRGSKMVSILDDSVAEVTWDELAGFSHIEHPDNLALALRICSDLGVDRQTALQGMWAADADPGVMRLYRIADPEREMVFVNGFAANDPESTGNSWNTLVDRYEKVERRIALFNCREDRIDRSLQLADACVRWRPADHYILSGTGTETFARRAIQKGLSRDRLTCAEHQPAARIVELMQGQSGRSSMVMGMGNIAGPGMDLLNYFQHAQDSGSCETREPQLQEAV, encoded by the coding sequence ATGGACGGCACTCTGGTAATGGCTGGTGGTGCGCTCGCGTTGTCTGCTGCGGGTATCGCCGAATCTTGGTGGCACAACCACAACCTTCATAAGATCCCGGTACGGATTCATGTTAATGGGACGCGTGGGAAGTCGAGTGTTACGCGCTTAATTGCCGCCGGTTTGCGAGCTGGCGGGATTCGCACGTGTGCCAAGACAACCGGTACCGTGCCGCGGATGATCTTCCCCGACGGCAGCGAGGCATCGGTCTTTCGTCCCTCCCGAGCCAACGTGATCGAACAGCGACGGGTCGTCCGCGCGGCCGCTCGATTGGGAGCCGAGGCGCTTGTCGTCGAGTGCATGGCGCTGCAACCTCAGCTGCAATCGCTGTGTGAATTGCAGTTGATCCAATCGACTCACGGCGTGATCACCAACGCCCGCGCCGATCACTTGGATGTGATGGGGCCCGATGTTCGCGGCGTCGCTCGCGCCCTGGCGGGGACGGTTCCTGTCGGCGGAACGATGTATACCGCCGAACAGCGGCAGATGCCGCGCGACGTGATCGCCGACGCGGCGAAGGATCGCGGATCGAAGATGGTTTCGATTCTGGACGACAGCGTCGCCGAGGTCACTTGGGACGAACTGGCCGGGTTTTCTCATATCGAACATCCCGACAACCTGGCTCTCGCGCTGCGGATCTGCAGCGATCTGGGAGTCGACCGGCAGACAGCGCTGCAAGGGATGTGGGCCGCCGACGCCGATCCTGGAGTAATGCGACTGTACCGGATCGCCGATCCCGAGCGGGAGATGGTCTTCGTCAACGGATTTGCGGCGAACGATCCCGAATCGACCGGGAACAGCTGGAACACCTTGGTCGACCGCTACGAAAAGGTCGAACGGCGGATCGCATTGTTCAATTGCCGCGAGGATCGGATCGACCGATCGCTGCAACTGGCCGATGCCTGTGTCCGTTGGCGCCCCGCCGACCACTACATTCTTTCGGGAACGGGGACCGAGACGTTTGCTCGCCGAGCGATTCAGAAGGGACTCTCCAGAGATCGATTGACCTGTGCGGAGCATCAACCTGCCGCGCGGATCGTCGAATTGATGCAGGGCCAATCGGGGCGTAGCTCGATGGTCATGGGGATGGGAAACATTGCCGGGCCCGGAATGGATCTGCTGAACTATTTTCAACACGCCCAGGATTCGGGCAGCTGCGAAACCCGTGAACCCCAGTTGCAGGAGGCCGTGTAA